The Quercus lobata isolate SW786 chromosome 4, ValleyOak3.0 Primary Assembly, whole genome shotgun sequence genome segment TGAAGTTATGTTCCTTGGGATAATCTTTGTCATTACACCACCCAAAGTTTCAAGTCCTTCTACGGTGAGACATCCAAGAGCACAATGTCAATAACTTCTCTAGCTAAAAAACACCAGTCTGGaaataaaatagacaaaaataaGTATTGATGCCTCAACAGTTAGTGCAAGTTCCAATAAGTATTAAAATAGACAATATCAGAAATAGAGAGCTCTACTTGTTTTTTTATGTGAAGAAAAATAGAATGATCCCAAAACAAGAAAATCACCTTAGCTGTTGACTTGTTGCACTTGTTCATATGGTTCTGAATATGCCTCGATATATACACATCCTTTCATTCTGTGTTTCCAATTCAATCTACATCCAATTCAAAAGTGATAAGAGtcaaaaacaatacaatttgAGTTACTAAAAAGGATTAGGATTGTTAATTAACATTTTTGTGGCATATTTATACATGAAAACATTATGATTTGAGCAGAGTAAGGCCAACCCTCCCCTTTTTGTTGTTGACTTTGGAATATTTATTAgacttttttgtttgatttggaaGCAAATTGATTAACACAAGCACCATAGTGTTGATAAGCACAAATTGGAAATCCCAATGTGAGTAGAATTACCTCATCAGTATCTTTGAAGTGAAGCTTTGTATCTCTTAAGGAAGTTTCAACTGGTGCTCAAAGCCTATGAGAAAATTAATTGCAGTTGTAATCCAGTGAACTTAAGCGGGCAAGTAGACTACCAGATGACAGAAAAAGAGagttaaaaatcaaaagaaagaaaactgaAGTGATGGAAATAAAACAAATACGGAgatattacaaaaaaagaacTATGCATTTGATGTGAGAATTTAATTGGTTAActctatattttcattttattgatCCTATCTTTGTATCCGAATAGTGTGCTTAAAGTAAAATCCATCACAGCACTTCTGCATGTCCAAACTAAGTTATCACTGGACAATGAACAAAAATCAGACATAACGTAAGAACCCAAAATCCACACTGGATATTGTTGTTTGTTGATAAAAATAGGTAGTAATAATAAAGTGTTAAagctaacaaaataaaaattacctgAATATAAAACAGCTTCCTAGAGGGTAGTTGTCAATAATGATCATGCACCACAATGCTATTGATATTACTCTGtttattcaaaatcaagaaCCCAAACAAAGAAGTGtcattttgtagtttatataaagGCAAAAATCATTAGAATGAACAAACAAATGTGAATCATATCTAGAATGAAATTTGTATgcaaagggaaaagagaatgaaacacaaaacaagataATCACCTAAGCCATGGACTCATTGTACTTGTTCCTAAGGTTATGAACCAATTCAAATTCACATCTACATTGACTACCACagttacataatttcttgattcAGGACAGCCATTGCATCTTTAATGGCTTGGGTAGAACCACCAAAGATGGCATCCATGACCTCAGTCACTTTAGCCTCTACATTCTCCTTGTCTAGCTAGGAACATTGTCTCCCAGCTCTTTTAGTTGCTTCCAGTTTGGTACAAAACTGAGTCAGCTTGATTCTTTGTCTATGGCATCCCTCTTTTCCTTGTCTTccttttgcaaaattttcagcTTCTTTAACCATCCTATCCACCtgcaacatttttattttgtaaatacaAACATGGggtttaataatataattaggtTAGGTTTACAGGtactaataaaaaaagtgaacgtttccatttttttaaaatcaaaaaacatatATGCTTGAAATGAtgagatttcaaaaaaaaaaaaaagatgtaggTTCTTTGTAGAACATGGTAACATCATTGAAAGAggtaataaatataaaaacaagaaaCTCCTTGTGctacaatataaattataagaaaaaaaaattgaagttaaaaaaatgaagacataaaaataaaagcattttTCAGTCTACACACTAATTAGAACATAAacaggaggggggggggggggattcaCACTGCCAATGGCTATGGTTCTAGAACTATAATATAAGAAAGCAGCATATTCCACTAGCGGTCtaaatttttcttgatatataattagttatttctcaaataaataaattaattatagttAGCTAAGATAGTTGTGTTTTAGGCTTATTCAAAATCATTCTAATAATATCTCTAGCCACAACATCCTCAACCACCAGATTCTAATTCATGCCTTCTGTTAAGAACTAAAACTTGCTATATCTAGTTTAAGAAAATCCAAATTCTCTTCAAAACAACAGTTTTTGCAAATACATACCCCATCACTTGGCATGGTACTAGCACTGGTTGTCCCTCACGAACTCTCTCTCACCCTGATAGACATTAATCTCTTCACTGGTCTATCCATCTGCTATGGTAGAGAACACCTCTAATTTGGAAGTTGGTGAAGTTGACACCACCCAAAGTTTCAAGTCCTTCTATGGTCAGACATCCAAGAGCACGATGTCATTAACTTCTCCAGCGAAAAAAACAACAATCTGGaaataaaagtaacaaaaaataataacaagttGAATTTCATAATAACAAGAAAAGGACAAACCTGAACTACAGCCCCAAGAACAGAAACTTCATCCATATTTTTCAGCTCCTAAAAAGCTGGGATACAAGTTGAATTACATCCATATCTTTGAAGGAAAGCTTTGCATCTCTCAAGGAAGTTTCAACTGGTGCTTAAAGCTTATGAGTTGTAATCCAGTGAACTTAAGCAGGCAATTAGACTACcagatgagagaaaaagagagttcaaaatcaaaagaaagaaaactgaAGTGATggagacaaaaaaaatacagtCATATTACATATGACTAATAATTTCAATTGTCAAAAGGCATACCTGTCTAATAAATCTGAACACAGTTCTTCAAATTTGACACTAGTCAGTGTGGTGTCAATGTGTTTTGGGCCATCTGAATGGTGATAATGAAAGGTAAATTGGAAAAGCAAATGTTTTTTCTCTGTGATAatggcaaagagagagagatcaacTTAAAGAAAGAAGGCATAGAAACAGCCACATACCTAATATTATTGGTTTGAGTCAGAGATGACAGCTCCATCTTCGCTTTCTTAGCAGTCTCTATGAGACGTTATAGAACTTGCCTGTCATTCAGAAGATCTATGCCTTCATCTTTATTAAAGTTTATTctctatttaaaattatagaatGTAAGGGTCTAATTTTGTAACAACTAACAATAAATCAGAAAACAAAGAATATAAGCTAAAGATCTACTAATTTCTCTTGTTTCAACCTTGTTGAAATCATCACCTCCTAGATGAGTGTCAGCCAAAATAGGACGTACCTCAAATACTCCATCTCCAGCCTCAAGAACTGTATAGGAAAAACATAACAGAAGTATATAAGGTTCATTAcctattctttatatatttacatGTCACAACTTAGGATTCTTCAAATTTGATTATGATCAAACATAATATTTGATTATAGACAAGTTTAACTGGTACCTTAGCTACATCAGCTTCTCAAATCCTGAAACTATCCAAGCAATACATCCCATCATCAGATTTCCACAGAAATTTCTTCAGATTATCTGATTCTTCTTGATAATTGGCATATTCTAGATGTTTAATCCCTATAAAATATTTCTCAAGAAAGTTCTTATAATTAAGTTCATATGGATGCTTTAAAGTACAGTTATGTATATAGGTAAAAGGGTTCCAATTtgaaaagcattaaaaaaaataattcatcaCAGGCTTGTTTTGTTATTGAAACAATTACACTAAGATAAATGTTTGCAATCAGCTTAGGTTTCACATAGGGTGGCTGAAAAGTCTAAGAACCAGTCACCCTGAAATTGAACTTTAACTGAAGATAGGTAGTAATCTTGTTGCTAACACCAAGGTACAGTCTTCATCTAATTCAacctataaaaaataagtttgagaaTTAACttaaggaaaaggaaaatataggaaaataatACTATTTCTACTATCTTGCaatcaaatttccaaaaattcaaGACAAGTGAACCATGTAACCTAATCTATGTAATAAGATATATAAAGATAGGAGTAAGATATGCACCTATTTATCATCTTGTAGTTGCTGTAAATTCACTAAAAACTGTCCGTTTACAAATTCAAAGTTCCTGCATACAGAATTCAATAACTGATAAATTCACTAAacctaaaacaaaaaggaagaatGAAGAGAGCCAGTATTTGGTAAATTTAAGGCGAACTTAGAAAGGAGATGCACGAATGTAAGGAAGTAGTGGCATTAAATCCCTCTGATCAACTGACCagatctcaaaattttttttttctcaataataTTGGTGTTATGAAGCATCTACcgaagtgaaattttttttttcccttcctagTTCCCAAATAACAATTTACTGagataaactaaataaaaatttatagttgCATTGTAGAGAACATGATTTTTATTACTCATTTTATGATTCATATGGTTACAGAGTGAAGTGAGTTACAGAAACTAAAGCTACAAACTGAGAATTGTGGCCTACTtgttttaattaagaaataaatatagtGAATTGAAATATTACCTGTTTaggttgaaaattttcaatagcTTCATTAGAAAGTTGTCAAATATCCAAGGAATCAGCTGCGAGCATAATGAAGCCATTCTTGAAAGGGAACAACTCTTCTGTTAACACCTAGTTGTGATCTTCATCCATGCCAAACTACCTGAAATAAGTTTAGAACATACGAAAATAAGCATataaatgaaaggaaaaaaaaaaaaaaagattttccaaCAACTTTCTCATTAGAGGCTTACATAATTGGAGTATCGACTCGCTTTGGAGATCATAAACTCTGGTCTGTTTTTATATTCCATATACTgcacaaaaattataattctaATTGAAGGAAAACAAGAGGAATTTGGATAATTTATCAACAAAGAAAACTTAATTTAAAGGAGATGAATGGACCTGTAGTAATATTGGACTAGAACATCCTTTTGAAATACATTCAATTAAGGATTCAAGCAGTCTTGGACCATTTCCCACCAATTTCTTGATGGAATCATTCcaaaaaagtgaggaaaaaaacataaaacaaagttTCTAATATTATGTTTCATGTAAATTTGGTTTACAAAAAAGAGGACTACGCATTCAATGTGAGAAttctgttgatttttttttctcctctttcaAATGACAAACTATGTTATgtataactatatatttttattttattgatccTAAATTTTTATCCAAATATCGTGCATAAAGTAAAATCTATCACAGCACTTCTGCATGTCTAAACTCAAAATCAGAAGCCATACTTTAATCCAAACTAAGTTATCATTGTACAGTGAACAAAAACCAGCAATTAtgtaaaaacccaaaaaaccatATCTGGatattttgtttgttgataTAAATAGGTAGTGATAATAAAGAGTTgaagcaaacaaaataataaatacttgaatataaaacctcttcctagATGGTGGTTGCCAAATAACGATCTCTCACCAGAtgttatcaaaatatcaacaagTGCCAGACTTCAATCTATTTAGTGTGATGTATGGAATATATGACAAGGGTGGAAGTCAGTTGATTTTTCCGAAGAACCGGAAGCAAAGCATTATGCCAGGGCAGGGGACAGGAAAAGAAACAGCTCCAAAGAAAGAAATTGGGGTTCCCAATGCTTCCCCTGACCATCAAACAACAAGAGAGTGTAGCTTTTTTGAAGAAGTTAAGGGCTTGAAATTGAGTACTGCCTTCCCGAGTGTACTTAGCCTAAAGAACGCAACATAAAAGtgtcattttataatttatataaagatAGAAATCAATAGAACTAACAAACAAATGTGGATTTATGAGTCTTCCCTCTTGGGTCCCCTCTTAATATGAGAATCATATCTAGAATGAACATTTTACGTGAGGGAAAAAAGAATGAACCCAAAACAAGACAATCACCTTAGCTGTTGACTTGTAGCACTTTTTCATATGATTCTGAATATGCCCAGATACATACACCTCCTTTCATTCTGTGTTTCCAATTCATTCTACATCCAATTTCAAATGTGAGAAGAGTAaaaaacattacaaattgagttaCTAAAACAGTATAAGATTGTTAACTTTGAGAAGTGTAAGGCCAACCCTCCcctgttcattttttttttattgatttgaaagCAAATTGATTAACACAAGCACCATTGTTTTGATAAACACAAGTTGGAAATCCCAATGCTATtccaaaaaattcaataatcaTTAGATTATAAATGAGTCTAACTGAATACCTTAGCTGCATCAACTTCCCAAATCTTGGAACTATCCAAGTGATTTATCCCATGATCATATTGCCCCGGAAACTTATTGAAATTCTTCAGATAATTATCTCCATGAAGCTGTTAACAGAACACAAAGCATGtacttcaaaataataataataataaccctTTAAAGTAGAACTCTGAAGCAATATTCAACAGTTCGGTTGCCGAAAGtctctgatttttttattaccaaaaaacCTAAACAAAATACCAATTCAATTATACTAGTAGCatagagaatatatataatattgtttctATAAAGAATAGAATTCAAAAAAGTAactgattttaattaattatatggaAATCAACGCAATACAAAGAATATAATTGTAAAAAGCTGAGTTTGTTTTGTAAGCATAGAATGCGTACCAAGTGAAAGAGGGGAAGGGCCATTGCAGAAGACGAAGTAGAGCCGTTTGTTGCTGTGGTCTCAACACTTTATCCATCTGATTTCCAAATTAGGGAAATCCTTTtcgattttatttttgtattttttcgataaCTGAGGACAATGCCAAACTtccagtatttgtaaagacttgAGACAGCCATCATCAGGAAGTGTTGTGAGATTGGGACATTGCGAAATGGCAAGCGTTTCAAGTGAGATTGGAATCCTAATTGATTCGGGGAAAGTAATCAAATTGGGAAAGCCTTCAATCCGCAGCCACTGTAAAGAAGTGAGACAACTAATCTCAAGAAGTGATGTCAGATTAGGCTCGCATCTAGTAATCCAAAGTTGTTCAAGTGAGGTGAGCTCCGGCAAAGTCATTAAATTGGGACAGTTTAAAATGATGAGCTCTTTTAGGGTGGTGAGCTCCGGCAAAGTCGTTAAATTGGGACAGTTAAAAATGATGAGCTGTTTTAGGGTGGAAATACATTGAAGACCCACAGGGAGAGACTTCAGTTTCGGAATGCTTATGAAACATAAATGACTGAGGCAATTGAGGCATCGCCATTCATCATGCATGTCTCTTACTGGATCGAACTCCTCACAACTTTCAATTGATAGAAACCAGAGGGAGATGAGATAACGGGCCGCTCCAGACATAGATGTTAGTCTAGGGCAATTCTTAATTATTAGTTTCTTGAGAGAATATAGTGCCCACTCAGCCGGAAGAGACTCTATATCTTCTATAGAATCCAAATCCATCCTATTTAATttggagagaggagaagaagagggtaATGAAGAGGAGGAAGAGGGAACTAAAAGGGTCATTGCCATTGTCTCTTGCAAAGGCTTCACACTGACATTCTCTAAATATAGAGATTCTTCAAGATTGGGAAACAGGGGCATGGAAGTCATTTTAGGGCAACTAATAATCCGCAaataagaaagaagaggaaataAAGGCAGCGAGTGGTGAGACTGATCTTGTTGATGAGCTGGTGTTGACGCAGATGTTGTTGCAACTAAATCCCTCCCTGTTCTCCCCCACCATCCCTTCAAATTAGGACATGCCTCTATTGTGAGTGACTTTAGAGACGGGAAGAACGGTGTTGATAATGTTGTGGATGAAGCAGACACCTCTTTACTCATATCATTATCGGATATATACTCCAAATTGTTCATTGTATCAAGGCTTAGAGATTTTAAAGAGGGGAGATGAGACAAAGGTGGTAGATATCGGcatttcttacaattttttatttttaaatcaacaaGATTTATGAGAGAAGAGACCCAACTTGAAAATTTCACACCCTTGTACTGATGCACTACCAAATATTTGAGATTTTGGTGTGGCTGGAGGTCTTCTAATAATTTCTCATCTTCATTATTATCTACTTGATCTTGATGATCCCActttaatatcaatttttcaAGATGTTGCTTCTCCCATAAATTCACAACAATGGATTTTGAGTTAGATTCTTCCAACCGTTCTAAATGTGAGATCCTTAATGTTCCTCGTAGGTTGTTTAGCTCCTTCAATTCGCCTAATCCACCAATGTGGGAGGAGGTGCTCACAATAAATAATTGTAATGTTTGAAGTGAAGTCATTTGCCCTAATCCACGAGGCATATGACTCAAATTATAGCAACCATCATTATAAATATGTTTGAGGCTAACCAATTCTCTAAACTCTTTGGGTAATTCTTTAAGACCTTTACAATTATAAAGTTTTAGTACTTGCAAATTCAACAATGTAGTAATTGAAGCAGGAAGAGTTTCAATATCCTTATTAAAAGAAAGATCAAGGTACTTTAGATGTATTAACTTCCCTATAGAATTTGGCACTCTTGTTATTCCCAATCCATGTAGATCTAACGCACGCAAGCTCTTGAAACTCAAAATAATTGTATTCAACATTGACTCCTCCAAGGCACCGGAGTTGTTCTCATTAAATGTTAGAAGAAATGTACGTAGTTTGACTGCTTTAACCAACAACCTTAAAGTTTCAGTAAAAGATGAGCCAATATGAAATGGACATGATACGTGACggtttttttcattaatatttttgcCATCAAAATTAACAAGCCTGCACTCCTCACCTGCAATAGCTTCCGCAAGATCATGAATTAAATCATGCATCTTGTATTTTAGGTCTCCATATACATTTATTTCCTCAAAGAACGACCTCCAAAGTAAATCCTTGAAATACTCATCACCAACATCCTCTAATTGTTGGTTTTTGATTGATGATTGGACAAACCCTTGTGCTATCCATAGTTGTATTACTGTTTCCTTATCCATCTCATAATCTTTGGGAAACAAAGAGCAATAAGTGAAACAACTCTTTAAATGTGATGGGAGATGATCATAACTCAACTttaaaattggtaaaatttcattCCCTTGAATTACATTTGCTTCTATATTATCCTTCACGAATGACCATTCAGACTCTTTTTCCTTGAAGTATAACATATTTCCTATGGACTTTATAGCAAGTGGAACCCCTTGACACATGTTTACAATCTCCCTTCCAATTTTCACTAGTTTAGGATTGTTGGCCTCTTGCCCTTTTTTAAATGCCACTTGCCTAAATAAAACCCAAGATTGTTCTTCGGACAGACCTTTGAGAAAATATGGTGGAACTGTGCATGTAATCTCTGCAACCAATCTAAGACGACTAGTTATTATAATCTTACTGCCTTTGGAACCACCCATTAAAAGACTTTTCAATTTACACCAGTTTTCCGGATCGTCATTCCATTTATCATCTAATACAAGTAAGTAtttctttttatcaattttttcacgAAGTTGACTTTGCAACTGATCTATTACAAGGTTTCCAATTGGTGCATTACTAGAAGTAGAtgctattattttttcaataataatttttaaatcaaagaCATTAGAGATGCATGCCCACATTTTTAACTCAAAGTATTTTTGAACTTTCTCATCATTGTACACATATTGAGCAAGTGTAGTCTTCCCTAAGCCCCCAATCCCCACAATGGGAATGACCGAAATATTCTCTTCTACATTAGAGTCGAATAATAGGTCTATGATATTCTTTTTGTCGTCATCCCTCCCAATAACAACTTCTCCCCGAACAAAAGAGTGAGTCTCCCTCTTCCTACTCATAACATTTGTCTCTACGTTGTCTACTTTCAAGTTAAACTTGTTCTTGTCTTCTGCTATCGCATTTAGTTTCTGCCTCATCGCCTTTATTCTACGACTCATCTTATAACGAAAAGCAATTGGGTTTGAACATGAAAAGCAAGTGCGTACCTCTTTGgcgattttatttttactcacCATGCTTCGCCTTGTTGCTTCAGTTGAAAACTCATTCAACAGGTCATCTGCGTCATAAACTGCATCATTTAGCTTTTCGAGCCAGTGCTTGACTTGATGGTTATGACTTTGCTGCTCCGCTGCATCCTGAAGTACAGCTTGGATTGTAGAAACAGTGTCCTTGAGTTTTTCAAGCTCACCTTCGACACCCCAGAGTGATCCAAACTCTTGGAAAGTCTGAGAGGCTAgattttcaatcattttctgTGCAAGACCAAAGAGGATTGCTTCGGCCATTTCTTGGCAGTAGCTGAAAGGAAAGCTTAAAGAGAGAGTGGCCTTAATGTGATGAAGTATGAGTGAAGGTATTGTTGATGCGAAGAAGGAAGTCCGAGTTTTAAAGTGGACAAATAATGTtacagttattattattttttatctttatttgacAAGAATATACTTTTCTTTAGAGTAATGTAATTATCAAGAATCTAAAGCTTTGTCCGAAAATGAGAGCAACAGAAACAGAAATAGATGCTAAAACATAAAGAGAAAGCTTGAATGAATAAAGTCAGTAAGCTCCAAAGCAGGAAGCAATGTATTATTCCCCAACTTACCTCAAACTCAAAGGCACGCCATGCACCTCGTAAGCGTTTATGGTATATTATTCCCCCCTATCATATTATTCCCATCTGTATTCGGACTTCTCTGGCAGAATTAGAACCATTTAATTGTTGAGTTCAATGCTTTACTTTCCAGCGAAGATAACAAGAACGGATAAAGTCATTAAGCACAAAAGAAGGAagcttttttgctatttcttttctctttaagATGTATTAAGATTTGAAGTCTATGATAATCACTAATTGGTTATTTTAGTATAGATGGGGcaggatttgaatttgaatcctATAGTTTAGGATAAGAGACTTAATTATTGCATTGAAGGAGGTTGAACTAAATCAAACTCATTTGAAAGTTGAGAAACACTTCAACATAACATGCATCAACAGTATagtaaataagttttttatttaccctgacagtttttagaccccttaaacaattgaattaaccctagataattagccaagttattacttagtcaaattaacaagtctaggttaacacaaatatatcatatcatgcatagcagcggaaaataaataagacaatgatatgatcacccaggaaaccaaaccggtaaaaacctggggaggatttgacctagctatcctcaaggtaaacttgaatccactatcagaaagaatcgaagttcatacaaaaggacttacaagcacccccgctcgacttcctaatgctaccaaccagtagaacttactgacacgaccacgtgcaagctccgaattcacggactccttctttctttggattccaccagctacaagcacccccgcttgtgtattctttaagctttaatggcagcaactattttgatcatcaaggtttagagaatgtctcttccttgaaaatcttaagtttgtgtaaaggaaagctcctctagatctcacaagagatttacacaaaccgcaatatgagcaacactaaaatgtggctagggtttgccttttatacttaggacaaataagaaaccctaaaaatgttttaaacacatagggctgagttggacgaatctacagaaaagcaatctgcccgacgttcgatcagtcgagcctaagcttcaatcgatcgagccaggccgaaagccacactgctttctgttttacactcgattccaactttacattgacatacaattttgagctagctttaaacacttctaaacacattgttttgatcatggtttgccaacattacacattagagttctaaaatacataaagtcctaaactttagaacctaacatatcCTTTTGCTATGTGCTCTGTAATATCCTAACATAGCTCAAGAAAGACATGTTTTATTCCCTTACTTTATCTCTGGAGTACTTGAAGCACAATGTGAGTCGAGTCTTAAGCAAATATCGAGTgagtttctaaatttttgtgataaaaaatcaataaacttgAAATTCATTACAAACAATTCTTATGGAATTGTTCAACACTAAAAatctaacaaactcccccttggCATTTTGTGACAAAACATCCCAATACAAACTCATCTAGAGTAAAAAACTCCGAGAAGACTTACTACTACTAAAGGgactcaattaaaaaaacaaaaataataatataaaaaaaaaaacttgtaacaaATAACTTGTTGAAAGCTTGaacaaacatattaaaaacGCCTAGACAATTTAATGGGAATAAAGACACGAGTTGTAAAATCCAGAAGCTTTACATAAAGCTTTGATAGGAAACATACTTTTCATATGAATTTACGAATATTGAAGAGAAACAAAATCTTGCTATCAAATCAAATTCGTAGAGAGCATTAATACATAAACTACTCCCCAGTCTCCCCCCCAGTCTCCCcctatcaaaataatttagtgCACACATGAACTGCCCATTATCAGATAGCATATAGCCATGTGTTCTCCTCCCTTTA includes the following:
- the LOC115984460 gene encoding disease resistance protein RGA2-like, translating into MAEAILFGLAQKMIENLASQTFQEFGSLWGVEGELEKLKDTVSTIQAVLQDAAEQQSHNHQVKHWLEKLNDAVYDADDLLNEFSTEATRRSMVSKNKIAKEVRTCFSCSNPIAFRYKMSRRIKAMRQKLNAIAEDKNKFNLKVDNVETNVMSRKRETHSFVRGEVVIGRDDDKKNIIDLLFDSNVEENISVIPIVGIGGLGKTTLAQYVYNDEKVQKYFELKMWACISNVFDLKIIIEKIIASTSSNAPIGNLVIDQLQSQLREKIDKKKYLLVLDDKWNDDPENWCKLKSLLMGGSKGSKIIITSRLRLVAEITCTVPPYFLKGLSEEQSWVLFRQVAFKKGQEANNPKLVKIGREIVNMCQGVPLAIKSIGNMLYFKEKESEWSFVKDNIEANVIQGNEILPILKLSYDHLPSHLKSCFTYCSLFPKDYEMDKETVIQLWIAQGFVQSSIKNQQLEDVGDEYFKDLLWRSFFEEINVYGDLKYKMHDLIHDLAEAIAGCWLKQSNYVHFF